CCTTTAATGTTTCATAACACCAGCATCCAGGAGTTTTAATACTATATTCAATGGCATCAGTAAAATCAGGAAAGTCTGAAGTATTTAACTTAAAGTTTTTACCTGAGATGTTATTATATAATTTTTGACAGCTTTCGGTTAAATCTGTAGGAACAACATAATTATTTAAAGCAATGTCTTCAATAGTTATTTCATCCGTTGAAATAATTTTTAAAGAAGGATCATATACTATCGGATCTCTATATAGTGTCACAGGTTCCGTATTGTCAGATGGTTCAATAGTATCAATATTATGAACCCATTTTAAGTTGGTTTCAAATTCAAATTGAGTTAAATCATTTCTAACTTCTCCAATTCCGAATTTAAAAACTCCATTTAGTCCATTTAAACTTACCCAGTATGTAGCGTCTATATCTTGATCAAGAATAACCTGATTAGATTCAGTCAGTAATTCTTTTTTACCATCAATTACACTAAATAATTGAGAGTTGTGCTTGTTAATTGAGAACAATAAAGCGTTTTCCTTTGCAACGAGTTTAATTTCGAATCCGTCGGAATTAGTTGTTTTTAAGGCAAAAGTTCCTTGGCCAATAACAATTAACTTGATGTTGTTTGAATTGGAACGATCCTGACTTTTATTAAATGTTAATAGTTGTGGCGATCTTAAAAAAGATTCATTTGCATGTGACATGGGATGTTATTTTAGTTAGTAAATTTTCTAATAAATTTAAAAGACTATATAAAGAGAATAAGAACAATAACCTTAAGCGTAACAAATTTGAGTATAGGTGATTTAGGTTATGAGATGTTTAAATAGAATTGTAAGATTTGAATATTTCAGTTTCACTTTAACTCATTCTACAATAGAGTTTACTGAAAGAATAATTCCGTTAACTAATTCCCGATTTCCTAAAAACATATATATCAATAGTTTTATCATCAATAAACTAATAGACTATGATAAAAAAAATGGTATTCGTATTACTGATAAGTAGCTTATCGTTAATACAAGCGCAACAAAAAACAATTACGGGAATAGTTTCAGATGAAAGTGGTCCGTTACCAGGAGTACAAGTTTTAGTAAAAGGAACTACTAACGGAGCAGAAACCGATTTTGATGGTAAATATGTTATAAAGGCTTCTAACACAGATATTTTGGTGTTTTTCTTTGTAGGGATGAAAACCGAAGAACGAAAAGTTGGAAGTAAAAAAACAATTGATGTCTTATTAAAACCTGATGATAATGTTTTGGATGAAGTTGTAGTTACGGCATATGGATCAACTAAAAAATCAGCGTATACTACATCCAGTAGTTTTGTTTCTCGACCTAGGAAAGTGAATAAACTTCATCAGAAAATAGCAAGTCAACTGCAAAGTGTAAAAGGAGTTGGAACAGGAAAGCCTAATACAAAAGTTAATATGTACAATGCAAAAGATCCGTTGTATATCGTAGATGGAAAACCTGTTAATCCACAATACAACTTTGTGGTTAAAGATTTAGACAAAAAAGAAATTGAAAGTGTAAATGTGTACAAGCCATATAAGGCAAAACAATTGTTTGGAAAATCAGCGAAGAATGGATGTATTGTTATTACAACTAAAAGAGGAAGCTATCAAGTAGAAAATCAAGATGCGTATGCTGCAATTCAAGAAAATCAATTTGAACATGTGTCTGCTTCTCCATTATCTACCTTTTCTATTGATGTTGATAAAGCATCGTATAGTAATATCAGAAGAATGATTAATAATGGTCAAGAAATAGCTGCTGATGCTGTTAAGATTGAAGAAATGATTAATTATTTTGATTATGATTATCCTCAACCTCAAGGAAAAGATCCTTTTTCTATCAATACAGAAGTAGTAAAAACACCATGGAATTCAGATACAAAATTGGTAAAGATTGGGTTACAAGGGAAAACCTACGAAAATGAAGATTTACCGCCTTCAAATCTGACCTTTTTAATTGATGTTTCTGGATCAATGAGTTCAAGTAACAAATTACCACTATTAAAAAAGGCATTTAAGTTACTAGTAAATCAATTAAGACAAGAAGATCGAGTTTCAATTGTAGTTTATGCTGGAGCGGCTGGAGTTGTATTAAAGCCAACTTCGGGAAGCAATAAAGAAAAGATTTTAGCAGCTTTAGATAATTTGGAAGCTGGTGGTTCTACGGCAGGAGGAGAAGGAATTGAATTGGCTTA
This genomic window from Tenacibaculum sp. 190524A05c contains:
- a CDS encoding cysteine dioxygenase family protein is translated as MSHANESFLRSPQLLTFNKSQDRSNSNNIKLIVIGQGTFALKTTNSDGFEIKLVAKENALLFSINKHNSQLFSVIDGKKELLTESNQVILDQDIDATYWVSLNGLNGVFKFGIGEVRNDLTQFEFETNLKWVHNIDTIEPSDNTEPVTLYRDPIVYDPSLKIISTDEITIEDIALNNYVVPTDLTESCQKLYNNISGKNFKLNTSDFPDFTDAIEYSIKTPGCWCYETLKEKADEFGEENPDETYLRITLGANQGDSPGIPYVIEIWPPNHYSPIHNHGDANAVIRVLHGEINVSLFPMLSEYHKTPFKSATFRKDEITWISPRYNQIHQLHNKNIGGPSCITIQCYMYGEANTKHYEYFDYLENTNIEQFTPNSDADYLVFKNIIKEEWNNKNQHVTQPLLAYQN
- a CDS encoding vWA domain-containing protein, encoding MIKKMVFVLLISSLSLIQAQQKTITGIVSDESGPLPGVQVLVKGTTNGAETDFDGKYVIKASNTDILVFFFVGMKTEERKVGSKKTIDVLLKPDDNVLDEVVVTAYGSTKKSAYTTSSSFVSRPRKVNKLHQKIASQLQSVKGVGTGKPNTKVNMYNAKDPLYIVDGKPVNPQYNFVVKDLDKKEIESVNVYKPYKAKQLFGKSAKNGCIVITTKRGSYQVENQDAYAAIQENQFEHVSASPLSTFSIDVDKASYSNIRRMINNGQEIAADAVKIEEMINYFDYDYPQPQGKDPFSINTEVVKTPWNSDTKLVKIGLQGKTYENEDLPPSNLTFLIDVSGSMSSSNKLPLLKKAFKLLVNQLRQEDRVSIVVYAGAAGVVLKPTSGSNKEKILAALDNLEAGGSTAGGEGIELAYKLAQKNFRKRGNNRVILATDGDFNVGRTSNKAMEELIEEKRKSGVFLSVLGFGYGNYKDDKLEILADKGNGNHAYIDTMQEAQKVFVKEFGGTLHTIAKDVKIQVEFNPEKVQAYRLIGYENRMLNAEDFIDDTKDAGELGSGHTVTALYEVIPVGVKSEFLSEVYDLKYTKKTKSSYDDELLTVKFRYKKPDGKKSIEMVSVVKDQITIPSTDMNFASSVALFGMQLRNSKFKNTGTLEDVVELALKGKGIDKDGYRSEFVRLVRAYNDVN